A DNA window from Marispirochaeta aestuarii contains the following coding sequences:
- a CDS encoding PTS sugar transporter subunit IIA, with protein MTLSRHLKPECISIIDPPENKDQLLRKIAALSGNTEELSSIGEEEIYQKLKKREEQGSTAFGSGIAVPHCSFKGLESFVLGLLILKGKGTSFDAPDKKPVNLCFFIIGPEEARNEHIQILSGITRLLNTTEAAKQLRQARWPDDAYSILVGSIELGRAASAQVPASQISVAVQDESAFIDILELFTAEPDCHIAVFEGTSAGRYLHHLPLFSSFWTDEQNTEVKLIQAVLKTSACNNMIRRINTIRDTSKPDSGVLISVNELSYWCGSLSY; from the coding sequence ATGACCCTAAGCAGACACCTGAAGCCGGAATGCATATCGATTATCGACCCGCCGGAGAACAAGGATCAGTTACTCAGAAAAATAGCCGCCCTGAGCGGTAACACCGAAGAACTCTCCTCCATCGGGGAAGAGGAAATTTATCAGAAGCTTAAAAAACGTGAAGAACAGGGAAGCACAGCCTTCGGCTCCGGAATTGCGGTTCCCCACTGCAGTTTCAAGGGTCTCGAATCCTTCGTGCTGGGACTCCTGATTCTGAAAGGAAAAGGGACATCCTTCGATGCCCCGGATAAAAAACCGGTAAATCTCTGCTTTTTCATAATCGGCCCCGAGGAAGCGCGGAACGAACACATCCAGATCCTCTCCGGAATCACCCGTCTGCTGAATACCACGGAAGCGGCAAAACAGCTGCGCCAGGCGCGCTGGCCCGATGATGCCTATTCCATTCTGGTTGGTTCGATTGAGCTCGGCAGGGCGGCAAGCGCGCAGGTTCCCGCCTCCCAGATAAGCGTTGCAGTTCAGGACGAATCAGCCTTCATCGATATCCTGGAACTCTTTACCGCGGAACCGGACTGTCACATCGCCGTTTTTGAAGGTACCAGTGCGGGCAGATACCTCCATCACCTGCCCCTCTTTTCCTCGTTCTGGACGGATGAGCAGAATACCGAGGTAAAGCTGATTCAGGCAGTATTGAAGACCAGTGCCTGCAACAACATGATTCGCCGGATCAACACCATCCGGGACACCTCCAAACCCGATTCGGGGGTACTGATCAGCGTTAACGAGCTCTCCTACTGGTGCGGCAGTCTCTCCTACTAG
- a CDS encoding PTS sugar transporter subunit IIA, translating to MTLSEMAEYLQVAEKTVMRMINRKEIPAIKIGSQWRFSRSMVDDWIISNMQVVPRNDLAKLMEDSHDLVPLSRLVDTGSIIMNLKPGTRREVLAQLIRPLEAMEKITDSAAYLDILLAREEMMTTAIGPIAFPHARNPRENEGAEPQVIVGICREGTQFGSLDGSPTYLFMLPFTDSEIIHLRLMAKMAVLFKEEKNVRRVLEAKSGEHVVGVLISLEQQHRSE from the coding sequence CGGAAAAAACGGTCATGCGCATGATCAACCGCAAAGAGATTCCCGCGATAAAAATCGGCAGCCAGTGGCGCTTTTCCCGATCCATGGTGGACGACTGGATTATCTCCAACATGCAGGTAGTCCCCCGCAATGATCTGGCAAAACTGATGGAGGACAGCCACGATCTGGTACCCCTCTCACGGCTGGTGGATACGGGATCCATTATCATGAACCTCAAACCTGGAACCAGGCGGGAGGTGCTGGCCCAGCTGATCCGCCCCCTCGAAGCGATGGAGAAGATCACCGATTCGGCGGCATACCTGGACATACTTCTGGCCAGGGAGGAGATGATGACCACCGCCATCGGTCCCATCGCTTTTCCCCATGCCAGGAATCCCCGGGAAAACGAAGGAGCAGAACCCCAGGTCATTGTCGGAATCTGCCGGGAAGGAACGCAATTCGGTTCCCTGGACGGGAGCCCTACCTACCTGTTCATGCTCCCCTTTACCGACAGCGAGATCATTCATCTGAGGCTGATGGCCAAGATGGCTGTCCTTTTCAAGGAAGAAAAGAACGTTCGCAGGGTGCTTGAAGCTAAAAGCGGCGAACACGTTGTGGGCGTACTGATCTCTCTGGAACAGCAGCACCGTAGTGAATAG